One window of Marinilabiliales bacterium genomic DNA carries:
- a CDS encoding 3-ketoacyl-ACP reductase, which translates to MAKTALVTGGTRGIGLAIANGLADKGYDVAVNGVRDEDLVAGILDKIRAIGVRVLYCRGDVGTPEGRMSVVDKLKREFGAVNLLVNNAGVAPLDRMDALTVTEESYERVMRINLKGPFFLTRDVAGMMVEKRGTDSSFSGMVINIGSISATVVSPNRAEYCISKAGFAMHSSIWAARLAEYGIPVYEVRPGVIRTDMTSGVTGKYDKLIGEGLNIQPRWGTPEDVALAVVSLAEGNFPFSSGGVFMVDGGLTVCRL; encoded by the coding sequence ATGGCAAAAACAGCACTTGTTACAGGTGGCACCAGGGGGATCGGACTGGCTATAGCTAACGGACTGGCAGATAAAGGGTATGATGTTGCAGTCAATGGGGTAAGGGATGAGGACCTTGTGGCTGGTATACTTGACAAGATCAGGGCAATAGGTGTCCGGGTCCTTTACTGCAGGGGCGATGTGGGCACACCCGAGGGAAGGATGTCGGTCGTTGACAAACTAAAAAGGGAGTTCGGGGCTGTCAACCTGCTGGTGAACAATGCGGGGGTGGCACCGCTCGATAGGATGGATGCACTGACCGTTACCGAGGAGAGTTACGAAAGGGTGATGCGCATCAACCTGAAGGGGCCTTTCTTCCTGACACGGGATGTTGCCGGTATGATGGTTGAAAAGCGTGGAACTGACAGTTCGTTCAGCGGGATGGTAATAAACATAGGTTCCATATCTGCCACGGTGGTCTCTCCCAACCGGGCCGAGTACTGTATATCCAAAGCAGGTTTTGCCATGCACAGCAGTATCTGGGCAGCCAGGCTTGCCGAATACGGAATCCCGGTTTATGAGGTGAGGCCCGGTGTGATAAGGACCGATATGACCTCGGGTGTTACCGGGAAATATGACAAGCTCATCGGGGAGGGACTGAATATACAACCCCGGTGGGGAACACCTGAGGATGTTGCCCTGGCAGTGGTCTCCCTGGCTGAAGGGAATTTCCCTTTCTCATCGGGAGGGGTCTTTATGGTTGACGGGGGACTGACTGTCTGCCGTCTGTAG